The Corticium candelabrum chromosome 18, ooCorCand1.1, whole genome shotgun sequence genome includes a region encoding these proteins:
- the LOC134194064 gene encoding uncharacterized protein LOC134194064, which produces MASSFVAFLGMSLLGCSATLDVAVWSNIRFITENSRALWNENSEGLVNQVYTASKVVMLVAEDSSCLTQLLIEDRVMLHDAPRDVERKLLEVVRDKNGVEDILEIFAADLKSDDVAMTSSVFILHVHPDSIRKAEKLIGDLILSQLEEVVVFAAMPATEDDKMWQSRHLLAASESADADNKTETTHDKIVISTSNPIENGSQILLYAGRLTITVNNESVDCCSIERHTKLAVVLQNVFAFNDTENNHRGLGISVDISDAFQGHHNLSVNVTDAYLIIYVFLKNSFWSVKKMEFNAMIDGKETSVLLKSTNRTDTSYQKSIKGVPKRTAFKCTPEIVYSNISHQLDSETANITVTFTNLQFDPFLHGAGKNFTNLVNDCVGYFTPGIWAGVVTSLLLIVILYLAIYLMLGMQIMDRFDDPKGKPLNIQS; this is translated from the exons ATGGCGTCTTCGTTCGTTGCATTTCTTGGGATGTCGCTTCTAGGCTGTTCAGCGACTCTAGACGTTGCGGTGTGGTCTAACATAAG ATTCATTACCGAAAACTCCAGAGCGTTGTGGAACGAAAACAGTGAAGGACTAGTAAATCAAGTGTATACAGCGAGTAAAGTTGTAATGCTGGTAGCCGAAGATAGC AGTTGTCTGACCCAGTTGCTGATTGAGGATCGCGTTATGCTACATGACGCACCGAGAGATGTGGAAAGGAAGCTACTAGAAGTCGTTCGAGATAAGAATGGGGTCGAGGACATTCTTGAAATCTTTGCAGCAG ATTTGAAAAGCGACGATGTGGCTATGACTTCATCTGTGTTCATTCTACATGTACACCCTGATTCAATCAGAAAGGCTGAGAAATTAATTGGGGACCTCATACTATCCCAACTTGAGGAAGTGGTCGTTTTTGCTGCAATGCCTGCTACCGAGGATGACAAG ATGTGGCAAAGCCGGCATCTTCTTGCTGCATCAGAGTCAGCTGATGCGGACAACAAAACCGAGACCACACATGACAAAATTGTTATTAGCACATCAAACCCAATAGAAAATGGTTCACAAATTCTACTATATGCTGGCaggctcaccatcactgtgaacAATGAATCAGTCGATTGCTGCAGCATAGAAAGACATACTAAATTAGCAGTTGTCTTGCAAAATGTCTTTGCATTTAATGATACAGAAAATAATCATAGGGG ACTTGGAATTTCTGTTGACATCTCTGATGCTTTTCAAGGGCATCATAATCTTTCTGTTAACGTTACTGATGCGTATCTAAT CATCTATGTGTTCTTAAAAAACTCTTTCTGGTCTGTTAAGAAAATGGAGTTTAATGCCATGATTGATGGCAAGGAAACTAGTGTTTTGCTCAAGAGTACGAATCGTACTGATACGTCGTATCAA aaaAGTATAAAGGGTGTGCCAAAGAGGACTGCATTCAAATGTACTCCGGAAATTGTTTATTCAAACATCAGTCATCAGTTGGATTCCGAGACTGCTAACATCACTGTCACCTTCACTAATCTGCAG TTCGATCCGTTTCTCCATGGTGCCGGAAAAAATTTTACCAATCTGGTCAACGATTGTGTCGGATACTTCACTCCGGGCATCTGGGCTGGCGTCGTCACGTCACTTCTACTCATAGTCATCCTCTACTTAGCAATCTATCTTATGTTGGGTATGCAGATAATGGACAGGTTTGACGACCCGAAAGGCAAGCCGTTAAACATCCAGTCTTAG
- the LOC134193830 gene encoding neurogenic locus notch homolog protein 4-like isoform X1, with translation MTGCFLLASLFSVVAVATSSRRYWYETEHSCSDTVCGARKCTVKQRLCSTMAYFPEEPECESISERRYKDCASFRCENNGTLSWRSRRRSSRSVHSCARRPLCACPPGFTGRCCETLVKDGSCPILPKIGRFPCVQQCSNDLDCNGDHKCCEQYCSKVCVDVKRKDSCAGVDCGPGKDCKVVAFPCVVPPCPESFKCVSRVGKSGVCPIFPNTVTPCKSKFGCRRDEQCSGDKICCKRGCARECVDPLSEETTGCDRVVCLPGTMCRKTDAACRIGKVCKGKYECVLEVATGYNDEAVTSSTLSYETFSTSSNEIPWLEQKSDETLQPELDGVDDTTAHEGLY, from the exons ATGACTGGATGTTTTCTTCTTGCTTCACTGTTTTCCGTCGTCGCAGTTGCGACGTCGTCTCGTCGGTACTGGTACGAAACCGAACACTCGTGTAGTGACACCGTCTGTGGAGCTCGAAAGTGCACCGTCAAGCAGCGACTGTGTTCTACAATGGCGTATTTTCCTGAGGAACCGGAATGTGAGAGCATTTCAGAGCGACGATACAAGGACTGTGCGAGTTTTCGCTGCGAGAACAACGGCACACTTTCATGGCGG TCTAGACGGCGCAGCTCGCGGTCGGTACACTCGTGTGCGCGGCGACCTTTATGCGCATGCCCGCCCGGCTTTACCGGTCGTTGCTGTGAAA CTCTGGTGAAGGACGGTAGCTGTCCGATTTTGCCTAAAATTGGCAGATTCCCTTGCGTCCAGCAGTGCAGCAACGACTTGGATTGCAATGGTGACCACAAGTGCTGTGAACAGTATTGCTCAAAGGTTTGTGTGGACGTCAAGCGTAAAG ATTCTTGCGCAGGCGTGGACTGTGGCCCGGGAAAGGACTGTAAAGTCGTCGCTTTTCCGTGTGTTGTTCCACCGTGTCCGGAGAGCTTCAAATGTGTCTCTCGGGTTG GAAAGTCTGGTGTTTGTCCGATCTTTCCTAACACGGTTACACCGTGTAAATCGAAGTTTGGTTGTCGACGTGATGAGCAATGCTCTGGAGATAAAATCTGTTGCAAACGAGGTTGTGCTAGAGAGTGTGTAGACCCGCTATCAGAGG AAACAACTGGTTGTGATCGTGTCGTGTGTCTGCCTGGGACCATGTGTCGTAAGACTGATGCTGCTTGTCGAATTGGCAAAGTTTGTAAGGGAAAGTACGAGTGTGTACTTGAAG TAGCTACCGGATACAATGACGAAGCTGTGACTTCTTCAACTTTGAGTTATGAAACATTTTCGACTTCCAGTAATGAAATTCCTTGGCTGGAACAGAAGAGTGACGAAACTCTGCAACCTGAACTGGATGGGGTTGATGATACTACAGCACATGAAGGCTTATATTAG
- the LOC134194158 gene encoding low-density lipoprotein receptor-related protein 4-like: MWTLFISLLLSLATQAASQGSTFYVSYDSRLIEIAVSNSSVRAGELLPRGYTDARIGTVIGVGCDLEQKLVCWSDIVTKTIRCAQLNKTIADGNKGLDVYTVLTNLNMPEGIALDLCSEALYWTDANDRMVWIARISWNKHKHLEALYQKPIITDLDKPRGIAVDSCAEFVFFTDWSDTDPYIARSSLDGRTVERLLSSPTVVMPNAITLDRQSRLVYFGDTGSQKIYSVGYDGTGLKLVANVLKVFDLALSCSREHLVYTDWTVTHPRRVSLKTGSIDDIPVSGNTKFLFGVCSFCGNCSCHKNPCKYVNGLCSHFCFPSSNSTHSRTCACPVGYDLHFETTCNDGTDHLVTSYPRSFLVNSWPSSSDTSSSDNESGKPLSINAPNVVVSMDSTVYKAYRYIVYASSTTRAVERITFDGRFHLTLASGLPHPHGVAVDQRTSNVYYSDSRLGIIDLVDFDGRYRVRCVSGLQRAGGLVFDHQTGYLYYTDYGARPSIGRVGGNCANASVVIRSGLGSPVHLTLDETRRVLYWTDPRQRRISSYNIQTEQTSAFLPGISMGFPFGIFFKNDVLVWTDWTTKCAHYSSVPSLNKTEKLICRPNSTNTPADVTSMHPPVRPSSDFGRCACKPPKFCLTSPTGFVCRCPSGYQADGDKCKLPGPFVVFATSTSLKSMSVKGSSDWIASIPLSPQKRAMAVEYDYRDETVFWSDVNLPASIQSVRFDGSESRTLVKHDATRDVCQLCAPAGLAYDWICRRLYWTDECTGEICYVSLNSADDAITQLVDGLDKPRGITVDPKNGVIYFTDWGSNPRLAKVDLSTCTIEQPNAVTLYNSLMQWPNAVALRTSQFAEALLYGNVGKPSYIGTYIPATDTAHRLFTIRHLFGLDFCNQTLYWTDWATNQVFASNVDLPNATALTAMRGNGIKAICLANQAAAGMRNIDVSVKPNAEIDEGRRLDIECRTSLDLAPKLLVLIKDGDRIKEAVDAPILRHVIKKANTSHSGQYVCRASSHCCSNEKAVTVTVNAVVPPTLPSCKCKKSVDIKARSVCPKKYQYAFKGVLESEEVLAVENKVWRVCYVLNIRAIYKDTKGRYLRNKLKSDESVRICKPATQCCPLVKADEGESVVIVSHAKGNKLELRENAIVVGLDKDKAIKRVLSKCD, encoded by the exons ATGTGGACTCTCTTCATATCTTTGTTGCTTTCTTTGGCCACTCAGGCAGCAAGCCAAG GCTCGACATTCTATGTATCCTATGACAGTAGACTAATTGAAATAGCTGTTTCCAACAGTTCAGTCAGAGCTGGTGAACTTCTTCCTCGAGGTTACACAGACGCAAGGATTGGAACGGTTATTGGTGTTGGATGCGACTTGGAACAGAAGCTAGTGTGTTGGTCTGATATCGTGACAAAGACCATCAg gTGTGCTCAGTTGAATAAGACTATTGCTGATGGCAACAAGGGGCTGGATGTTTACACAGTTCTTACAAATCTTAACATGCCAGAAGGCATTGCTCTAGATCTTTGCAGTGAGGCTCTCTATTGGACTGATGCAAATGATCGTATGGTGTGGATAGCTCGTATTTCATGGAACAAGCATAAACATCTAGAGGCACTCTATCAAAAACCGATCATCACAGATCTGGACAAACCAAGAGGAATCGCTGTAGACTCGTGTGCAGA ATTTGTTTTCTTTACTGACTGGAGTGACACCGATCCTTATATTGCACGTTCGTCACTTGATGGCAGAACTGTTGAGCGTCTGCTTTCAAGTCCCACTGTTGTAATGCCCAATGCTATCACTTTAGATCGTCAGTCTCGTTTGGTGTACTTTGGCGACACTGGTAGCCAGAAAATCTACTCAGTGGGATACGATGGTACTGGCTTGAAGCTTGTAGCCAAT GTGCTCAAGGTCTTTGATTTGGCATTGAGCTGCTCAAGGGAGCATCTCGTGTATACTGACTGGACAGTTACCCATCCAAGGAGGGTTTCTCTTAAGACTGGTAGTATCGATGACATTCCTGTGTCGGGTAACACGAAGTTCCTTTTTGGTGTCTGCTCCTTTTGTGGAAACTGCTCAT GTCATAAAAACCCCTGCAAGTATGTAAACGGCCTCTGCAGTCACTTCTGCTTTCCTTCATCGAATTCCACCCACTCTAGGACCTGCGCATGCCCCGTCGGTTACGACCTACACTTCGAAACTACATGCAATG ATGGTACCGATCACCTCGTCACATCTTACCCTCGTTCATTCTTGGTAAATTCCTGGCCTAGTTCATCGGATACAAGTAGTAGTGACAACGAATCCGGAAAACCCTTGTCTATCAACGCTCCTAATGTTGTAGTATCCATGGACTCGACTGTTTATAAAGCATACAGATATATTGTCTATGCTTCATCCACAACTCGTGCTGTGGAAAGAATCACGTTTGACGGTCGCTTTCATCTGACGCTCGCGTCAGGTTTGCCGCATCCTCACGGAGTGGCCGTCGATCAGCGCACCTCGAACGTCTACTATTCCGACTCTCGGCTCGGGATTATTGATTTGGTCGATTTTGACGGGCGATATCGTGTACGGTGTGTGTCCGGATTGCAACGCGCCGGTGGTTTAGTCTTCGATCACCAGACAGG GTATTTGTACTATACGGACTATGGAGCGCGACCGAGTATTGGACGTGTGGGTGGTAATTGTGCAAACGCTAGTGTTGTTATTCGATCCGGTCTTGGCTCGCCTGTGCATCTGACATTGGACGAGACGAGGAGAGTTCTCTATTGGACCGATCCGAGACAACGGCGCATATCTAGTTACAACATCCAAACTGAGCAGACTTCGGCGTTTCTTCCGGGAATATCAATGGGGTTTCCGTTTGGTATATTTTTCAAGAACGACGTTCTTGTCTGGACAGACTGGACGACCAAATGTGCACATTACTCTTCCGTACCGTCGCTCAATAAAACAGAGAAACTCATTTGTAGACCTAACAGCACAAATACACCCGCCGACGTGACTTCCATGCATCCTCCCGTGCGACCGTCATCAGATTTCG GACGTTGTGCTTGTAAGCCGCCAAAGTTCTGTCTGACTTCACCAACTGGGTTTGTTTGCCGGTGCCCATCCGGCTACCAAGCTGACGGAGACAAATGTAAAC TTCCTGGTccgtttgttgtttttgcaaCGTCTACTTCATTGAAATCCATGTCGGTCAAAGGCAGCTCCGATTGGATCGCTTCTATTCCTCTTTCTCCTCAGAAAAGAGCAATGGCGGTCGAGTACGACTATCGAGACGAAACAGTGTTTTGGAGCGACGTCAATCTGCCTGCCAGCATACAGAGCGTTCGTTTCGACGGTTCGGAGAGTCGCACTTTGGTGAAGCACGATGCGACGCGCGACGTGTGTCAGTTGTGCGCGCCCGCCGGTCTCGCATATGACTGGATATGCAGGCGTTTGTACTGGACCGACGAGTGCACCGGAGAGATCTGCTACGTCTCGCTGAATAGCGCAGACGACGCAATCACGCAGCTCGTCGACGGCCTGGACAAGCCGAGAGGGATTACTGTCGACCCAAAAAACGG tgtgaTATACTTTACGGACTGGGGCTCGAATCCTCGTCTGGCTAAAGTCGACCTCTCAACTTGCACGATAGAACAACCGAATGCCGTCACGCTTTACAACTCACTCATGCAGTGGCCGAATGCGGTTGCTCTTCGTACGAGTCAATTTGCCGAAGCTCTGTTATACGGGAACGTCGGCAAACCTAGTTACATCGGCACTTACATACCTGCGACCGATACCGCACACCGGTTGTTCACAATCAGGCATTTGTTCGGTTTGGATTTCTGTAATCAAACGCTGTATTGGACCGATTGGGCTACTAATCAAGTGTTTGCCTCTAACGTTGATCTACCGAATGCGACAGCGCTGACGGCAATGCGTGGTAATGGCATCAAAGCAATTTGCTTGGCGAATCAAGCGGCAGCGG GTATGCGTAATATTGATGTGTCTGTTAAGCCAAATGCGGAGATAGACGAAGGTCGAAGGCTCGACATTGAATGCAGAACCTCTTTGGATCTTGCGCCCAAATTGCTGGTTCTGATTAAGGACGGCGACCGGATAAAGGAAGCGGTGGACGCGCCGATTCTAAGGCATGTTATCAAGAAAGCGAACACGTCGCATTCCGGTCAGTACGTTTGTCGTGCGTCGTCGCACTGCTGCAGTAACGAGAAGGCCGTAACAGTGACCGTCAACG CTGTTGTGCCTCCTACACTTCCAAGCT GTAAATGTAAGAAGAGTGTGGATATCAAGGCTCGTTCTGTTTGCCCTAAGAAGTATCAGTACG CGTTTAAAGGTGTACTCGAGTCTGAAGAAGTTCTAGCAGTAGAGAACAAAGTCTGGCGAGTGTGTTACGTGCTGAAcatcagagcaatctacaAAGACACGAAAGGCCGTTACCTACGGAACAAGCTCAAGAGTGATGAATCAGTAAGAATCTGTAAACCAGCAACGCAATGCTGCCCTCTTGTAAAGGCAGACGAAGGCGAAAGCGTGGTGATAGTGAGTCACGCGAAAGGAAACAAACTCGAACTGAGAGAGAACGCCATAGTTGTAGGATTAGACAAGGACAAGGCGATTAAGCGAGTTCTGAGCAAATGTGATTGA
- the LOC134194367 gene encoding uncharacterized protein LOC134194367: protein MLGFPYNCRVREEHLMRRTSSHATFPSPLSRFTLPTSQQTLLKVEKSGTDVSQFPVVSKADVKKRELKGASGKSCQDLPFQLTVEFVKFLSLLDKKDEDEAEKVIAEMAANVSMCQIENNSDGNCLFEAISQLLYGTVCRHSQIRTRIVDYIANQRSSFEDAVVAMKSVTINEEDISIDSDGIHNSADIFENYIEDMRGDRFWGDTICIEAACIVYKIRITLLVSPAAYKVDFNSDDEKTTKHLHLAHINNRHFRALLPFQSENISTPSTSFPLPPLDTSLLLKIVDCNLAMEEQYRCFGRLVTPANANYSNVPKGVLSLTELSWLYSNPNQLPAAIASIKDDPDDVCDLVCLHRRLERNKALRTKRKRVKFSNATGAKKRKIEPETIDISDDDDKQTTTRKVSLTTPESTVQTRAAVLATPNFSPIHCSEKEIENFFGELDGGGYITALLAACPVKSPANFGRKVSMKQSLAASQHVVMAGRFSSAVIKRINKLFNRWYFKNEAAKNTDRDDVLELFGVPSDWRSSAKAHHAACHILCRWYLGTWITTELNTKVERFLNE, encoded by the exons ATGTTAGGATTCCCGTACAACTGTCGGGTCAG GGAAGAGCATTTGATGAGACGCACTTCCAGTCATGCTACATTTCCATCACCGCTCTCGCGATTTACGCTGCCAACATCACAGCAAACACTGCTCAAAGTAGAGAAGTCCGGCACAG ATGTTAGTCAGTTTCCCGTCGTTTCCAAAGCAGATGTGAAAAAGAGAGAGTTGAAAG GAGCTAGTGGAAAGAGTTGTCAAGACTTACCATTTCAATTGACTGTAGAATTCGTAAAATTTTTATCACTGCTGGACAAGAAAGACGAGGACGAGGCCGAGAAAGTGATAGCGGAGATGGCTGCTAATGTTAGCATGTGCCAAATTGAAAACAACTCTGACGGAAATTGCCTTTTCGAAGCTATTAGTCAGTTGCTGTATGGAACAGTTTGTCGGCATTCGCAAATTCGTACTAGAATTGTTGACTATATAGCCAATCAGAGATCTAGTTTTGAAGACGCCGTTGTTGCAATGAAATCAGTCACTATCAACGAAGAAGACATATCTATTGATAGTGATGGAATCCACAATTCTGCGGACATATTTGAAAACTACATTGAAGACATGAGAGGGGATCGATTTTGGGGAGACACAATATGCATTGAAGCTGCATGCATCGTCTATAAGATCCGCATTACTCTACTGGTTTCGCCTGCGGCCTACAAAGTAGATTTTAATAGTGACGATGAGAAAACGACCAAGCACTTACATTTAGCCCATATCAACAACAGGCATTTTCGAGCACTTCTTCCATTTCAATCTGAAAACATTTCGACGCCATCAACGTCTTTTCCACTACCACCTCTGGATACGTCTCTTCTTCTAAAAATTGTTGACTGCAACCTTGCAATGGAAGAGCAATATCGTTGTTTTGGGCGCTTAG taACTCCGGCAAATGCAAACTACTCTAATGTTCCCAAAGGAGTTTTGTCTTTGACTGAACTTTCTTGGTTATACAGTAACCCAAATCAACTTCCGGCTGCAATTGCATCCATAAAGGATGATCCCG ACGATGTTTGCGACTTGGTATGTTTGCACAGACGACTGGAGCGAAACAAAGCACTCAGAACG AAAAGAAAACGAGTCAAGTTTTCAAACGCAACAGGGgctaaaaaaagaaaaattgag CCGGAAACTATAGATATCAGTGACgatgatgacaaacaaacaaccacaag GAAAGTGTCATTAACCACACCTGAGTCAACAGTTCAAACCAGGGCAGCTGTGCTGGCAACACCTAATTTCAGTC CGATACATTGCTCAGAAAAAGAGATAGAAAACTTTTTTGGGGAACTTGACGGCGGTGGCTACATCACAGCGCTTTTGGCAGCATGTCCCGTCAAAAGTCCGGCAAATTTTGGAAGAAAAGTTTCTATGAAACAATCCTTGGCTGCATCGCAGCACGTAGTCATGGCCGGGCGATTCAGTTCAGCAGTGATAaagagaataaacaaacttttcaATCGCTGGTACTTCAAGAACGAGGCAGCAAAGAACACGGACCGTGATGATGTTTTGGAGCTTTTCGGAGTACCAAGTGATTGGAGGTCTTCAGCCAAAGCACATCATGCAGCTTGTCATATCCTTTGCAGATGGTATCTAGGAACATGGATTACGACTGAATTAAATACCAAAGTAGAAAGATTTTTAAATGAGTAG
- the LOC134193852 gene encoding uncharacterized protein LOC134193852 has product MQLRVMAQSSLSLLVLLVTLQAWMLLPVTGSGYSTRLRCRDIGRQCTDSICGIRLCKSNKFCCHTSQYFYLRRACFLKTSVVRQCTPFRCENNGILRFQSYFESTLCREPTLYCACPSGFTGRCCQKSLLPPSPCSATSCPDDSICVVVYGRATCERKDVPTTPSLFDTTTSIPTNSLSTVTARIGQHTDDVTVGPTVSIDFHDGSGIASAYEELPTGDEGDTPPPDTTDDDDFVVITGK; this is encoded by the exons ATGCAGCTACGTGTCATGGCCCAATCTAGCCTTTCGCTTCTAGTGCTGTTGGTAACTCTGCAAGCCTGGATGCTTCTACCCGTCACCGGCTCTGGCTATTCCACTCGGCTGCGTTGCCGGGATATCGGCAGGCAGTGCACTGACTCTATATGCGGAATACGCCTCTGCAAAAGCAACAAATTCTGCTGCCACACTTCTCAATATTTCTACTTGCGAAGGGCTTGTTTTCTCAAAACTTCAGTCGTCAGGCAGTGTACACCGTTCAGGTGCGAGAACAACGGAATTTtg CGATTCCAAAGCTACTTCGAATCGACTCTGTGTCGTGAACCGACACTGTATTGCGCATGTCCGTCAGGATTTACTGGTCGCTGCTGTCAAA AGTCTTTGTTGCCGCCCAGCCCGTGTTCTGCGACGTCGTGTCCAGACGACAGCATTTGTGTTGTGGTGTACGGCCGTGCCACATGCGAACGCAAAG ACGTTCCCACCACACCATCGTTGTTTGACACAACAACATCGATTCCTACCAACAGTCTCTCAACTGTTACTGCTAGAATCGGACAACACACGGATGACGTAACTGTCGGACCTACAGTTTCTATCGACTTTCACGATGGGAGTGGCATTGCTAGTGCGTATGAAGAGCTGCCAACCGGCGATGAAGGCGACACTCCGCCACCTGACACTACAGATGACGATGATTTTGTAGTGATTACTGGAAaataa
- the LOC134193830 gene encoding neurogenic locus notch homolog protein 4-like isoform X2, with product MTGCFLLASLFSVVAVATSSRRYWYETEHSCSDTVCGARKCTVKQRLCSTMAYFPEEPECESISERRYKDCASFRCENNGTLSWRSRRRSSRSVHSCARRPLCACPPGFTGRCCETLVKDGSCPILPKIGRFPCVQQCSNDLDCNGDHKCCEQYCSKVCVDVKRKDSCAGVDCGPGKDCKVVAFPCVVPPCPESFKCVSRVGKSGVCPIFPNTVTPCKSKFGCRRDEQCSGDKICCKRGCARECVDPLSEETTGCDRVVCLPGTMCRKTDAACRIGKVCKGKYECVLEATGYNDEAVTSSTLSYETFSTSSNEIPWLEQKSDETLQPELDGVDDTTAHEGLY from the exons ATGACTGGATGTTTTCTTCTTGCTTCACTGTTTTCCGTCGTCGCAGTTGCGACGTCGTCTCGTCGGTACTGGTACGAAACCGAACACTCGTGTAGTGACACCGTCTGTGGAGCTCGAAAGTGCACCGTCAAGCAGCGACTGTGTTCTACAATGGCGTATTTTCCTGAGGAACCGGAATGTGAGAGCATTTCAGAGCGACGATACAAGGACTGTGCGAGTTTTCGCTGCGAGAACAACGGCACACTTTCATGGCGG TCTAGACGGCGCAGCTCGCGGTCGGTACACTCGTGTGCGCGGCGACCTTTATGCGCATGCCCGCCCGGCTTTACCGGTCGTTGCTGTGAAA CTCTGGTGAAGGACGGTAGCTGTCCGATTTTGCCTAAAATTGGCAGATTCCCTTGCGTCCAGCAGTGCAGCAACGACTTGGATTGCAATGGTGACCACAAGTGCTGTGAACAGTATTGCTCAAAGGTTTGTGTGGACGTCAAGCGTAAAG ATTCTTGCGCAGGCGTGGACTGTGGCCCGGGAAAGGACTGTAAAGTCGTCGCTTTTCCGTGTGTTGTTCCACCGTGTCCGGAGAGCTTCAAATGTGTCTCTCGGGTTG GAAAGTCTGGTGTTTGTCCGATCTTTCCTAACACGGTTACACCGTGTAAATCGAAGTTTGGTTGTCGACGTGATGAGCAATGCTCTGGAGATAAAATCTGTTGCAAACGAGGTTGTGCTAGAGAGTGTGTAGACCCGCTATCAGAGG AAACAACTGGTTGTGATCGTGTCGTGTGTCTGCCTGGGACCATGTGTCGTAAGACTGATGCTGCTTGTCGAATTGGCAAAGTTTGTAAGGGAAAGTACGAGTGTGTACTTGAAG CTACCGGATACAATGACGAAGCTGTGACTTCTTCAACTTTGAGTTATGAAACATTTTCGACTTCCAGTAATGAAATTCCTTGGCTGGAACAGAAGAGTGACGAAACTCTGCAACCTGAACTGGATGGGGTTGATGATACTACAGCACATGAAGGCTTATATTAG
- the LOC134193882 gene encoding uncharacterized protein LOC134193882, which translates to MMARLTVFCVLLFCVFGTTMAIKNPFHFIWKPNHCVEVYPANCFDICGKGHCLNRYKCCHRIFSFLDTFCEDKQELQRLCLPFVCKNNGTLLRTQDGHGYGYDHRALSRCDAPTLKCACPTGYSGTCCQSRTSYKNPCSTKKCSVGKCVVIYGRAVCKSKGRPSIDNTEAPTDFSFETSRPSDFFHETVNPDIVTKDTVFTTGDTFFTTEDTVVTDRTTEDTAFATEDTVFTTGDTVFTTEDTVVTDRTTEDTAFATEDTVFTTEDTVVTDRTTEDTAFATEDTVFTTEDTVVTDRTTEDTLFTTEDTVFTDGTRDIELEATSFVDETGNPDISTDSATEEAVTDEPAPIY; encoded by the exons ATGATGGCTCGTCTGACCGTATTCTGCGTGCTACTGTTCTGTGTGTTCGGAACTACAATGGCCATCAAGAATCCGTTTCACTTCATTTGGAAACCCAACCATTGTGTTGAGGTATATCCCGCAAACTGCTTCGACATCTGCGGAAAAGGCCACTGCCTCAATCGATATAAATGTTGCCATAGAATCTTTTCCTTCCTTGATACCTTCTGTGAAGACAAACAGGAATTGCAGCGTCTATGTCTACCGTTTGTCTGCAAAAACAATGGAACACTGCTTCGTACG CAAGATGGTCACGGTTACGGCTACGATCATCGCGCGTTGTCTCGCTGTGATGCGCCCACGCTGAAGTGCGCATGCCCAACAGGTTACTCCGGTACTTGCTGTCAAA GTCGTACCAGTTACAAGAACCCGTGCTCTACGAAGAAGTGCAGTGTCGGCAAATGCGTTGTGATATACGGGCGTGCAGTGTGCAAATCAAAAG GTCGACCAAGTATCGACAATACTGAGGCACCTACCGATTTTTCGTTTGAAACGTCAAGGCCGTCGGACTTCTTCCACGAGACTGTCAATCCTGACATTGTGACAAAAGATACTGTGTTTACAACAGGAGATACTTTTTTTACAACAGAAGATACTGTTGTTACCGACAGAACAACAGAAGATACTGCGTTTGCAACCGAAGATACTGTGTTTACAACAGGAGATACTGTGTTTACAACAGAAGATACTGTTGTTACCGACAGAACAACAGAAGATACTGCGTTTGCAACAGAAGATACTGTGTTTACAACAGAAGATACTGTTGTTACCGACAGAACAACAGAAGATACTGCGTTTGCAACAGAAGATACTGTGTTTACAACAGAAGATACTGTTGTTACCGACAGAACAACAGAAGATACTTTGTTTACAACAGAAGATACTGTCTTTACCGACGGTACAAGAGATATCGAATTGGAAGCCACATCTTTTGTAGACGAAACCGGGAATCCTGACATCTCTACCGACAGTGCAACCGAAGAAGCTGTTACTGATGAACCTGCGCCAATATACTAG